In Leptospira harrisiae, a genomic segment contains:
- a CDS encoding FAD-dependent oxidoreductase, whose translation MNENLDNKRIAIIGGGPGGLTLARLLQLKGVDVKVYERDMNRNVRVQGATLDLHFESGLKVMKAADLMDSLKANYRPGADKGRILDIHTNIIYDEHTKESFDDFQNEMFRPEIDRGPLREMLLNSLKPDTVVWDSQFQSMIPFDDGWKLEFKNAKTAFADIVIGADGVNSKIRPFVTSTKPFYSGKTIIQGNVPDSETTIPNIHQLLKGGKIYAYDGEKFLHVSSKGDGSLDFYVSCKKDENWVKNSGINFSDKKQVITWFQEEFSAWDSIWLTLAEYANLPLLIRPQYCMPLDQNWDTLPNLTILGDAAHPMPPSGEGVNLAMLDSLELSECLTNTKFKNIQTAMETYEKQMLTRASREAKASLEMTEWMHSPGATERLIRMLS comes from the coding sequence ATGAACGAAAATTTAGACAACAAACGAATAGCTATTATCGGTGGTGGGCCAGGTGGCTTAACTCTCGCAAGGCTTTTACAACTGAAAGGTGTAGATGTAAAAGTTTACGAAAGAGACATGAATAGAAATGTCCGAGTGCAAGGTGCCACTCTTGATCTACACTTTGAATCTGGTTTGAAAGTAATGAAAGCAGCAGACTTGATGGATTCTCTTAAAGCCAATTATAGACCGGGTGCAGATAAAGGGCGAATTCTAGATATCCATACAAATATTATTTACGACGAGCATACGAAAGAATCTTTCGATGATTTCCAAAATGAAATGTTTCGACCTGAAATTGACAGAGGCCCTTTAAGAGAAATGTTATTAAATTCTCTAAAACCAGATACTGTTGTATGGGACAGTCAGTTCCAATCAATGATCCCATTTGACGATGGATGGAAATTGGAATTTAAAAATGCCAAAACTGCATTTGCCGATATCGTTATCGGAGCGGATGGTGTGAATTCTAAAATTCGACCTTTCGTTACATCTACCAAACCATTTTACTCAGGGAAAACAATTATACAAGGGAATGTGCCTGATTCTGAAACAACAATTCCCAATATCCATCAATTGCTAAAAGGTGGAAAAATTTACGCTTATGATGGTGAAAAATTTTTGCATGTATCCTCGAAGGGAGACGGCAGTTTAGATTTTTATGTGAGTTGTAAAAAGGATGAAAACTGGGTAAAAAATAGCGGGATCAATTTTTCAGATAAGAAGCAAGTCATAACATGGTTTCAAGAAGAGTTCTCTGCTTGGGATTCCATCTGGCTAACGTTAGCTGAGTATGCAAACTTACCCCTTCTCATTCGTCCACAGTATTGTATGCCTTTAGATCAGAATTGGGATACATTACCTAATCTGACCATCTTGGGGGACGCAGCGCATCCAATGCCTCCATCCGGGGAAGGTGTGAACTTGGCAATGTTGGATTCTTTAGAACTAAGTGAGTGCCTTACAAATACAAAATTTAAAAACATCCAAACTGCAATGGAAACATACGAAAAACAAATGTTAACAAGGGCTTCGAGGGAAGCAAAAGCCTCTTTAGAAATGACAGAATGGATGCATTCACCGGGTGCAACAGAAAGATTAATTCGAATGTTGAGTTGA
- a CDS encoding Lp29 family lipoprotein, translating into MLRISFVSLIVFFTFLSCKNIVLVRDYSQKNIEFNPKVKIALVGFFPYQYSTFTSGRTRTTTATLDYNHPTVSVMTIGKPIDMIPSSGIDSSVSPEASKDVAMTYLERVKLSGLQEISKMIEIKKVDEKTTFALKKRDVDYYLIAIHGPAFDESMGNVGRTLITAHLCILSIGTFPCWNSIPTETKFLLYDNKLKLVDNQTYSDRYEHFGAWWGNEDQGKFDLQKAGIPDPLKVKVYKPHILEYEDHLKELLNK; encoded by the coding sequence ATGTTACGTATTAGTTTCGTTAGTTTAATTGTTTTTTTTACTTTTTTATCTTGTAAAAATATCGTTCTCGTTCGCGATTATTCTCAAAAAAACATTGAGTTTAATCCTAAAGTTAAAATTGCATTAGTTGGTTTTTTCCCCTATCAATACTCCACGTTCACTTCTGGTAGGACTCGGACAACAACTGCTACATTAGATTATAATCATCCAACTGTTTCTGTCATGACAATTGGGAAACCCATTGATATGATACCAAGTTCAGGCATCGATTCCAGTGTATCTCCAGAAGCTTCTAAAGACGTTGCGATGACTTATTTAGAAAGAGTGAAATTATCGGGACTTCAAGAAATCTCAAAAATGATCGAAATTAAAAAGGTAGATGAAAAAACTACCTTTGCCCTAAAAAAGAGAGACGTAGATTATTATTTAATTGCGATCCACGGTCCCGCATTTGACGAAAGTATGGGAAATGTGGGTCGTACTCTGATCACTGCCCATCTTTGTATCCTATCAATTGGCACATTCCCATGTTGGAATAGTATTCCAACAGAAACTAAATTCTTATTATACGATAACAAACTGAAGTTAGTAGATAATCAAACATACTCAGACCGATACGAACATTTTGGTGCTTGGTGGGGAAATGAAGACCAAGGTAAATTTGATTTACAAAAGGCAGGGATCCCTGATCCGTTAAAGGTAAAAGTATATAAACCACATATTCTAGAATATGAAGACCACTTAAAAGAACTTCTCAACAAATAA
- a CDS encoding DUF7661 family protein, whose protein sequence is MQEYHFKIYNIIICISGKPHSWEAFYVGNEGKKRKADFIIPENLEESDLCEYLADLFHEYATPTNHKTFRIS, encoded by the coding sequence GTGCAGGAATACCATTTCAAAATTTACAATATCATAATATGCATATCAGGAAAACCCCATTCCTGGGAGGCTTTTTATGTTGGAAATGAAGGAAAAAAAAGAAAAGCCGATTTTATCATTCCGGAAAACCTTGAAGAGTCAGATTTGTGCGAATACCTGGCAGACCTTTTTCACGAGTATGCAACTCCGACAAACCATAAGACGTTCCGAATCAGTTAG
- a CDS encoding TetR/AcrR family transcriptional regulator, which translates to MRKSISNLATRLFIEKGYHNVTMAEIAEKAQVSVPTLFNYFPSKEALVFDEDKEQENELIDAVVSRKQGTSILDALRDFTIQHATLEPEELKNFKTFNHLIDSTPELSNYAKSMWMRHEQSLASIIQKEAKKKISKIEAEAIAHFCLDSLHRSLKFANPKVNIDSLFSLLKNGWNG; encoded by the coding sequence ATGCGCAAATCTATCTCTAATCTTGCTACTAGGCTTTTCATAGAGAAGGGTTATCACAACGTTACGATGGCGGAGATTGCCGAGAAGGCCCAAGTCTCTGTTCCTACCCTATTCAATTACTTTCCATCAAAAGAAGCACTGGTATTTGATGAGGACAAAGAACAAGAGAACGAGTTAATTGATGCTGTTGTTTCCAGAAAACAAGGGACATCCATCCTGGATGCTCTTCGAGACTTTACGATCCAACACGCGACTCTCGAACCGGAAGAATTAAAGAATTTCAAAACCTTTAACCACCTAATTGATTCAACACCGGAATTAAGTAATTATGCAAAATCAATGTGGATGAGGCATGAGCAATCATTGGCTTCGATTATTCAAAAAGAAGCTAAGAAAAAAATTAGTAAGATCGAAGCAGAGGCGATTGCCCATTTTTGTTTGGACTCACTTCATCGATCCTTAAAATTTGCGAACCCAAAGGTCAACATAGATTCTCTATTTTCTTTATTAAAAAATGGATGGAACGGATAA
- a CDS encoding LA_0442/LA_0875 N-terminal domain-containing protein: MKKIINSLFAALLFASLSLRSETIQLMSGEKWEGKILAQDKDSVTVKLSDGNTKVFPKSVIRKVSFGRNTESTTLKKEPQISDKEKKIQEDKELAEKQKLEEEKLKAKEEKQKNREEQLSNTKRHYLEGSFGIGSGESQSELRPFYQSIQYAGLLFSSSGQAELQTTPYKNKNHSGTTRLFYAWNRFTVEIRGTEAKGNFDVSGIQTLSYGTGSSSSSTPDKTANILLGNGENKFQKVSTRVGFTPYPHPVFDLQILGGVERIWTKTTQEVDSVGGLTATGMNPNRVSYRETSHPLKGYSIGIGYEWKFWDRFTLQGQILHLDMQGPSSFRSNEFRLETTFFKLNQFGLDYQWKSTGTEVNVKLSTKIKGDLSLFVEASNMTLNNKLQSGYITENESGGNSDPSQILAKVFAPQILIPILLDSKTVLTYVQVGANYRFNF, from the coding sequence ATGAAAAAAATTATTAACTCATTATTCGCAGCGTTACTTTTTGCAAGTTTATCGCTTCGTAGTGAAACGATTCAACTTATGTCCGGAGAAAAATGGGAAGGTAAAATTTTAGCCCAAGATAAGGATTCCGTAACTGTCAAACTCTCTGATGGAAACACGAAAGTATTTCCGAAGTCGGTGATTCGAAAAGTTTCCTTTGGTAGGAATACAGAATCCACTACTCTTAAAAAAGAACCTCAGATTTCTGATAAAGAAAAGAAAATCCAAGAGGATAAAGAACTAGCAGAAAAACAAAAACTGGAAGAGGAAAAGCTCAAAGCCAAGGAAGAAAAACAAAAAAATAGAGAGGAGCAACTTTCCAATACGAAACGACATTATCTGGAAGGTTCCTTTGGAATCGGAAGCGGTGAAAGTCAATCAGAGCTCCGACCTTTCTATCAGAGCATTCAGTATGCAGGACTCCTATTTAGTAGCAGTGGTCAAGCCGAGTTACAAACCACTCCTTATAAAAATAAAAATCACAGCGGAACTACTCGTTTGTTTTATGCCTGGAACCGGTTTACTGTCGAGATTCGAGGGACGGAAGCAAAGGGAAATTTCGATGTAAGTGGCATCCAGACGCTTTCTTACGGAACTGGGAGCAGCTCATCCTCCACTCCTGATAAAACTGCAAATATCTTACTTGGAAACGGCGAAAATAAGTTTCAAAAAGTTTCAACTAGAGTTGGATTTACTCCTTATCCACATCCGGTTTTCGATCTTCAAATTTTGGGAGGGGTGGAAAGAATTTGGACAAAGACCACACAAGAAGTGGATAGTGTCGGAGGCTTGACCGCCACCGGAATGAATCCCAACCGAGTGAGTTACCGGGAAACGAGTCATCCTTTAAAAGGTTATAGTATTGGAATCGGATACGAATGGAAATTTTGGGATCGGTTTACTTTACAAGGACAGATTTTACATTTGGATATGCAGGGACCTTCTTCCTTTCGAAGCAATGAGTTTCGTTTAGAAACTACTTTTTTTAAACTCAATCAATTCGGTTTGGACTACCAATGGAAATCCACGGGGACCGAAGTGAATGTGAAGTTATCTACTAAAATCAAAGGTGACCTAAGTTTATTCGTGGAAGCAAGTAACATGACCTTGAATAACAAATTGCAGTCGGGTTATATCACGGAAAATGAAAGTGGGGGAAATTCGGATCCGTCTCAAATCTTAGCAAAAGTATTTGCACCTCAGATTTTAATTCCTATCTTATTAGATTCGAAGACTGTACTCACTTACGTTCAAGTAGGTGCAAACTATCGTTTTAATTTTTAA
- the leuD gene encoding 3-isopropylmalate dehydratase small subunit, which yields MSTRNWTIHTGVVVSIPREDIDTDQILPKQFMKLIDKKGFGKHLFYDWRYLDLEGKIPNPKFILNQDGFKNASVLIAGKNFGCGSSREHAPWALADFGFRAILAPSFADIFSINSAKNGIALIRLKEEEIQYLNEWVSKNSGTLIRINLETLEVQVGDQTFNFDLDSASINRIRNGWDDIDITLKNSKEILEFERKRNVEKPFLEVYW from the coding sequence ATGAGCACAAGAAATTGGACAATCCATACGGGAGTGGTTGTATCCATCCCACGAGAAGATATTGATACGGACCAAATACTACCTAAACAATTCATGAAATTAATCGATAAAAAAGGATTCGGTAAACATTTGTTTTACGATTGGAGGTATTTGGATTTAGAAGGAAAAATTCCCAATCCAAAATTTATTTTGAATCAGGATGGATTTAAGAATGCCAGTGTCCTTATTGCTGGAAAAAATTTTGGCTGTGGTTCGAGTCGGGAGCATGCACCGTGGGCACTTGCTGATTTTGGATTCAGAGCAATATTGGCTCCTTCTTTTGCTGATATATTCTCCATTAATTCTGCGAAAAATGGAATTGCACTCATTCGTTTGAAAGAAGAAGAGATTCAATATTTGAATGAATGGGTTTCTAAAAATTCGGGAACACTCATTCGGATCAATTTGGAAACGTTGGAAGTGCAAGTGGGGGATCAAACATTCAATTTCGATTTGGATTCTGCTTCTATCAATCGGATTAGAAACGGTTGGGATGATATTGATATTACTCTAAAAAATTCAAAAGAGATCTTGGAATTCGAACGGAAACGAAACGTTGAAAAACCATTTTTAGAAGTGTATTGGTAA
- a CDS encoding YciI family protein, with amino-acid sequence MEEYLILMRLDILTKEAQPSPEQLQIYMQQYQEWVNSIVSQKKFKSGTALSTEGRVIQSDHIITDGPYVEIKESLAGFITIFANDFDDAAKIAQDCPILMGAGNSVEVRKVMGLHKED; translated from the coding sequence ATGGAAGAATACTTAATTTTAATGCGTTTAGACATACTCACAAAAGAAGCTCAACCATCTCCCGAACAATTGCAAATCTACATGCAACAGTACCAAGAATGGGTAAATAGTATCGTTTCCCAAAAGAAGTTCAAGTCAGGAACTGCTTTGTCTACAGAGGGACGAGTTATTCAATCAGATCATATCATAACGGATGGTCCTTATGTTGAAATAAAAGAGTCTCTCGCTGGTTTTATTACCATTTTTGCAAATGATTTTGATGATGCAGCTAAAATTGCCCAAGATTGTCCAATCTTAATGGGAGCAGGGAATAGTGTAGAGGTTCGTAAGGTAATGGGCCTCCATAAGGAAGATTGA
- the leuC gene encoding 3-isopropylmalate dehydratase large subunit, which produces MGQTLYDKIWENHQILENSDSESILYVDRHILHEVTSAQAFEGLRTKNRNVRRKDLTFGVVDHNVSTRDRKNRDAAGPISRLQIDTMEKNCNDFGIHLFGPEDPEQGIVHVVGPELGFTIPGSVIVCGDSHTATHGAFGALAFGIGTSEVEHVLATQTLKQAKTKSMLVHFVGIPGYGITAKDIVLGLIAKIGTSGGRGYTMEYSGEWIRSLSMEGRMTLCNMSIEAGARASLVAPDQITFDYLKDRKLIPKGKSFEEAVEFWKTFYTDTDAHFDAMIELDISKIEPQVTWGTNPSQSLSIEGVIPNPDDIQEKKERETTKSALEYMDLKPGTPIAEINIDKVFIGSCTNSRIEDLRSAAEVARGKKVHPKVQALVVPGSGRVKRQAEREGLDQIFLEAGFEWREPGCSLCLAMNDDILKPGERCASTSNRNFEGRQGRGGRTHLVSPSMAVAAAVTGKFTDVRKLV; this is translated from the coding sequence ATGGGACAAACTCTATACGACAAAATTTGGGAAAACCACCAGATCTTAGAAAATTCAGATTCGGAATCGATTTTATATGTGGACCGACATATCCTACATGAAGTGACTTCTGCCCAAGCATTCGAAGGATTAAGAACTAAAAACAGAAATGTCAGAAGAAAGGATCTCACTTTTGGAGTGGTGGATCATAATGTTTCTACAAGAGATCGTAAAAACAGAGATGCAGCAGGTCCAATCTCCCGATTGCAAATTGATACTATGGAGAAAAACTGCAATGATTTCGGAATTCATTTGTTTGGACCTGAAGATCCTGAACAAGGAATTGTACATGTAGTTGGTCCTGAGTTAGGATTTACGATTCCTGGGTCTGTGATCGTATGTGGCGATTCGCATACTGCCACTCACGGAGCCTTTGGTGCGTTAGCTTTTGGGATTGGAACAAGTGAAGTGGAACATGTTCTTGCAACACAAACTCTCAAACAAGCCAAAACAAAATCTATGTTAGTTCATTTTGTTGGTATACCTGGATATGGAATCACTGCTAAAGATATCGTTCTTGGGCTTATCGCAAAGATTGGAACTTCAGGCGGAAGAGGTTACACAATGGAATATTCAGGAGAATGGATTCGTTCTCTTTCTATGGAAGGCCGAATGACTCTTTGTAATATGAGTATCGAAGCAGGCGCAAGGGCAAGTCTTGTCGCACCAGACCAAATCACATTTGATTATTTGAAAGATAGAAAACTGATTCCAAAAGGAAAAAGTTTTGAAGAGGCAGTCGAATTTTGGAAAACATTCTACACTGATACAGATGCTCATTTTGATGCGATGATTGAATTGGATATTTCTAAAATTGAACCTCAGGTCACTTGGGGAACAAATCCCTCTCAGTCTTTATCCATCGAAGGAGTGATCCCAAATCCGGATGATATCCAAGAGAAAAAAGAAAGAGAAACAACAAAGAGTGCCTTGGAGTATATGGATTTAAAACCCGGAACTCCTATTGCCGAGATTAACATCGATAAGGTGTTCATTGGCTCTTGTACCAACTCAAGGATTGAAGATTTACGGTCTGCTGCAGAAGTGGCTAGAGGAAAAAAAGTACATCCAAAAGTGCAAGCATTGGTAGTGCCTGGCTCTGGCAGAGTCAAACGCCAGGCAGAAAGAGAAGGATTGGACCAAATATTTTTAGAGGCAGGATTTGAATGGAGGGAGCCTGGTTGTTCGCTTTGCCTTGCGATGAACGACGACATTTTAAAACCGGGGGAAAGATGTGCGTCTACTTCTAACCGTAACTTCGAAGGAAGACAAGGTAGAGGAGGAAGGACTCATTTGGTAAGTCCTTCTATGGCGGTGGCTGCGGCAGTGACTGGAAAATTTACAGATGTGAGGAAATTAGTATGA
- a CDS encoding RNA polymerase sigma factor codes for MNQTDLLPHLFRTEYSKIISVLCKQFGFYQIEVAEDIASETFLTASQVWGLNGIPENPAAWLYAVAKNKAKNLIHRDVILQKKILPLYKRESLVSDPELDLSEENIRDSQLRMIFAIAHPSIPVESQIALSLRILCGFGIDEIARAFLSNRETINKRLIRAKNKLRTNNLTLEFPNPDELAPRLSSVLRTIYLLFNEGYCSLVQDSIIRKELCLDAIRLCSILLEDKNTNTAEVNALLSLLCFHISRFEARLGEEGEIILYGEQNRTLWNKEFIKKGEYFFFQSNQKSKISKYHLEAAIAYWHTRPEETEKKWDSIFQLYTGLLELEPSPSLLLNKVYALFKLKGRMAALGELNGLELKPNQFYFSLLGELYCEQEPDVARTYFHKAIELAKNERDKLAIRKRLAQIQI; via the coding sequence ATGAATCAAACAGATCTTTTACCACATTTATTTAGAACGGAATATTCTAAAATCATATCTGTTCTTTGTAAACAATTTGGATTTTATCAGATAGAAGTAGCGGAGGACATCGCAAGCGAAACTTTTTTGACTGCATCTCAAGTATGGGGACTCAATGGAATCCCAGAGAACCCCGCTGCTTGGTTGTATGCAGTCGCCAAGAATAAAGCTAAAAATCTGATCCATAGAGATGTTATTTTACAAAAAAAGATTCTTCCTCTTTACAAGCGAGAGAGTTTGGTATCCGATCCAGAGTTAGATCTTTCGGAGGAAAATATTCGAGACAGCCAATTGCGGATGATTTTTGCAATTGCCCATCCATCTATTCCTGTAGAGTCACAAATTGCTTTATCTCTGCGCATTCTCTGTGGATTTGGAATCGACGAGATAGCGAGGGCATTTCTATCGAATCGAGAGACAATTAACAAGAGGTTAATTCGCGCAAAAAATAAACTCCGAACAAACAATCTTACATTAGAGTTCCCTAATCCTGATGAATTGGCGCCGAGGCTTTCTTCGGTGCTTAGGACCATTTATTTATTGTTTAATGAGGGTTATTGTTCGTTGGTCCAAGACAGTATCATTCGTAAGGAATTGTGCCTAGATGCTATCCGGCTCTGTTCTATTTTATTGGAAGATAAAAATACAAATACTGCGGAAGTGAATGCACTTCTTTCCCTTCTTTGTTTCCATATATCTAGATTTGAAGCTAGGTTAGGCGAAGAAGGTGAAATTATTCTTTATGGAGAGCAGAATCGGACACTTTGGAACAAAGAATTTATTAAAAAGGGCGAGTATTTTTTTTTCCAGTCAAATCAGAAATCCAAAATTTCCAAATACCATTTAGAGGCAGCCATTGCTTATTGGCATACTCGCCCTGAAGAAACAGAAAAAAAATGGGATTCTATTTTTCAACTTTATACGGGCTTATTGGAACTCGAACCCTCACCCTCACTCTTATTAAATAAGGTTTATGCGTTATTTAAGCTGAAGGGAAGGATGGCGGCACTAGGGGAACTAAATGGTTTAGAACTAAAACCCAATCAATTTTATTTTTCCCTTTTGGGTGAATTGTACTGCGAACAAGAACCTGATGTTGCACGTACATACTTTCATAAAGCAATCGAATTAGCCAAAAACGAAAGAGATAAATTGGCTATCAGAAAACGATTGGCCCAAATTCAAATTTAA
- a CDS encoding ester cyclase — MNVLEKNKDTVKRFNKEVIQNCNEAIFRELMHVNFINRSAPATANDSNAMWNTFHAVLKPAFPDLAVEIFDQVAEGDKVTTRKAITGTHEGVLMGIAPTHKRIRIDVIDIVRLQDGKYIEHWGLNTLQTVLADLKSE, encoded by the coding sequence ATGAATGTTTTAGAAAAAAATAAAGACACCGTTAAACGATTCAACAAAGAAGTGATTCAGAACTGCAATGAGGCGATCTTTAGAGAGCTAATGCATGTAAATTTTATCAACAGATCTGCCCCAGCAACTGCGAATGATTCGAATGCAATGTGGAATACATTCCATGCCGTTTTAAAACCAGCCTTTCCTGATTTAGCAGTCGAGATTTTTGATCAAGTAGCAGAAGGAGATAAGGTGACTACTCGCAAGGCAATTACAGGTACTCACGAAGGTGTACTTATGGGCATTGCCCCAACGCACAAAAGGATTAGAATTGATGTTATTGATATTGTACGTTTGCAAGATGGTAAATATATTGAGCATTGGGGTCTAAATACATTACAAACTGTCCTCGCAGACCTGAAATCTGAATGA
- a CDS encoding alpha/beta hydrolase, producing the protein MTKEKEMRQKTRPSLRFRRLGYLLVTVILLLLLTFAFGIWSASHQILFPEWKGITKDFSDCNSEGEKIWGKFCGNIRLTKSYRFQEVSIPSLNGYDLPGWLVPAHDNGILVQKGVILLVHGGGADRRELTRFLPFYLSQGFDVLSFDLSCHGEAPCRIPGLSFGNRESRDVLSAYLYLSQKYNHILMMGSSVGASSILISLPFLERVKGVILENPMLSFNRLILDAPESAALPSWMVRTLIELVTSRGKFDTLLSPENSLPLARNVPLLIIHSRKDSVVPYQHSISLAKLYSGPVQVWFPDLGSHGSVWEANQLEYETIVREFLRRNMNGKKVR; encoded by the coding sequence ATGACCAAAGAAAAAGAAATGCGACAAAAAACCAGGCCGAGCTTGAGGTTTAGGAGATTAGGATACTTACTTGTGACGGTCATCCTATTGCTCCTCTTAACTTTTGCATTCGGAATTTGGTCGGCGAGCCATCAGATTTTGTTTCCAGAATGGAAAGGGATCACAAAGGATTTTTCGGACTGTAATTCGGAAGGTGAAAAGATTTGGGGGAAGTTTTGTGGAAATATTCGACTAACAAAGAGTTACCGATTTCAAGAAGTTTCAATTCCATCTTTAAATGGGTATGATTTGCCTGGATGGTTGGTGCCTGCCCATGATAACGGTATCTTAGTTCAAAAAGGTGTGATCCTTCTGGTTCATGGCGGAGGGGCAGATCGGCGAGAACTCACTCGATTTTTACCCTTTTATTTAAGCCAAGGATTTGACGTTCTTAGTTTTGATTTATCTTGCCACGGTGAGGCACCTTGTCGAATCCCTGGATTAAGTTTTGGAAATCGTGAATCTCGAGATGTTTTATCTGCATACTTATATCTTTCACAAAAATACAATCATATTCTAATGATGGGTTCTTCGGTAGGGGCATCTTCCATATTAATTTCGCTTCCATTTTTAGAAAGAGTAAAGGGAGTTATTTTGGAAAATCCTATGTTAAGTTTCAATCGCTTGATTTTAGATGCACCCGAGTCCGCTGCTTTACCGAGTTGGATGGTTCGAACATTAATTGAACTTGTCACGAGTCGAGGAAAATTCGATACATTACTCAGTCCTGAAAATTCTTTACCTTTAGCTAGGAACGTGCCTCTATTGATCATTCATAGCAGAAAAGATTCGGTTGTGCCCTACCAACATTCGATCTCACTGGCAAAACTTTATTCAGGACCTGTCCAAGTTTGGTTTCCCGATTTGGGATCTCATGGATCTGTATGGGAAGCAAACCAATTAGAATATGAAACAATAGTTAGGGAATTTCTTCGAAGAAATATGAATGGGAAAAAGGTGAGGTAA
- a CDS encoding LysR family transcriptional regulator — protein sequence MEFRQIIYFLEISDSGTFQKAASRLGLTQPALSRQIFLLEKELGVTVLERGGRSVRLTHEGERFYQYSLRMKELWEEIQNGFSKENELKGNFSISAGGTVSAWILPQILKEILKKKPGLSLSVREGDAKETKDAVLKGEVDIGILTGPISEPSLNVLEFLSDKIFPVAVKDHPIFLKKKIRIEDLKKQAFVFYHPGSALRKAVEKKIKSFSKEFGPKIAMELRSVESVIKSLEAGLGIGFLSEYSISSKLKKINFEDWNVERKFYLCYRKKSGPGLAMLAEEILRSGEKWESEKETSFN from the coding sequence ATGGAATTCAGACAGATCATTTATTTTCTGGAAATCTCCGATTCAGGCACATTCCAAAAGGCAGCATCACGACTCGGACTCACTCAACCCGCACTCTCTAGACAGATATTTCTTTTGGAAAAGGAATTGGGTGTCACCGTTTTAGAACGAGGAGGAAGGTCGGTTCGACTCACTCATGAAGGCGAAAGATTCTATCAGTATTCGCTTCGAATGAAAGAGTTATGGGAAGAAATACAAAACGGCTTCTCTAAAGAAAATGAACTAAAGGGGAACTTTTCTATTTCAGCAGGAGGTACAGTTTCTGCTTGGATCTTACCCCAAATCTTAAAGGAAATCCTGAAAAAAAAACCAGGACTTTCTCTCTCCGTCAGAGAAGGAGATGCAAAAGAGACGAAGGATGCAGTATTAAAGGGAGAGGTAGACATTGGGATTTTGACGGGACCCATATCTGAGCCTAGTTTGAATGTTCTAGAATTTTTATCAGATAAAATCTTTCCAGTCGCAGTAAAAGACCATCCCATTTTTCTGAAAAAGAAAATTAGAATCGAGGATTTAAAAAAACAGGCCTTTGTATTCTACCATCCAGGTTCCGCTCTTAGAAAAGCAGTAGAAAAGAAGATCAAATCTTTTTCAAAAGAATTTGGACCTAAGATTGCGATGGAACTAAGAAGTGTAGAATCTGTAATCAAATCATTGGAAGCGGGACTAGGAATTGGATTTTTATCAGAATATTCCATTAGTTCCAAACTTAAAAAAATTAACTTTGAAGACTGGAACGTAGAAAGAAAATTCTATCTCTGTTATCGTAAAAAATCAGGACCTGGACTTGCAATGCTCGCAGAAGAAATTTTGAGATCAGGGGAAAAATGGGAATCGGAGAAGGAAACCTCTTTCAATTAA